The Gemmata palustris genome includes a region encoding these proteins:
- a CDS encoding IS5 family transposase, whose amino-acid sequence MATAQMPDEFFELIVHHLPPEQPVGPSGGRPRVGNKVAVRVIWFVLATGNRWEDVPQELGCSGRTAHRRLRAWEECGIWDRLHADLLRLLRRADKMDTDVVIVDGVYVRAFGGGEDTGPSPVDRRKLGTKHTLLVSRQGVPLAIRTAGANASDQRQILPLVVLAFPRVGGKPGRPKDLPDVLYADRGYDSESTRLLLRWLGIEPRIAKRNTPHGSGLGKVRWVVERTISWVKGLRRMRVRYDRLGVIRDAFTTLAASVVCFRILHDGVI is encoded by the coding sequence ATGGCAACCGCTCAGATGCCCGACGAGTTCTTTGAGTTGATTGTCCACCACCTGCCACCCGAGCAACCGGTTGGCCCCTCCGGCGGGCGCCCGAGGGTCGGGAACAAGGTGGCGGTTCGCGTCATCTGGTTCGTGCTGGCGACCGGCAATCGCTGGGAGGATGTCCCCCAGGAACTCGGGTGCTCGGGGCGCACCGCCCACCGTCGGCTCCGGGCCTGGGAGGAGTGCGGGATCTGGGATCGGCTCCATGCCGATCTGCTCCGATTGCTCCGCCGGGCCGACAAGATGGATACCGACGTGGTGATCGTCGACGGGGTGTACGTGCGAGCCTTCGGCGGTGGTGAGGACACCGGCCCCAGCCCCGTGGACCGCCGGAAACTCGGGACCAAGCACACCCTCTTGGTCAGCCGCCAAGGCGTCCCGTTGGCGATCCGCACGGCCGGGGCCAACGCCAGCGACCAACGCCAGATCCTGCCCCTGGTGGTACTCGCCTTCCCGCGGGTCGGGGGCAAGCCGGGGCGACCGAAGGATCTGCCCGACGTGCTGTACGCGGACCGGGGGTACGACAGCGAATCCACCCGGTTGTTGTTGCGGTGGCTCGGGATCGAACCGCGGATCGCCAAGCGGAACACGCCCCACGGGAGCGGGCTGGGCAAGGTTCGCTGGGTGGTCGAGCGCACCATCAGTTGGGTCAAGGGGCTGAGGCGGATGCGCGTCCGATACGACCGGCTCGGGGTTATTCGGGACGCCTTCACAACACTGGCCGCCAGTGTCGTTTGCTTCCGCATCCTCCACGACGGCGTCATCTAA
- a CDS encoding acyl-CoA desaturase, with the protein MAIFFLPDPETGVVVCAATYFVRMFLLSAAYHRYFAHRSYNTSRPVQFLLGLFGLLTMQNGPLWWAATHRNHHRHADTPDDLHSPRYHGFLYAHSLWFLDRKNRATDLSAVPDLAKYPELRWLNSRVSTNLAVAAYAAGLYALFGWTGFVWGFCVSTVLLLHTTHWIQSISHSAGGYRRFATPDESRNHWVLGVVSLGEWHNNHHHSPGSARQGWAWWEPDVTWAVLRVLSWFRLVWDVREFPADQLHRATAGDAPAARSGG; encoded by the coding sequence GTGGCGATCTTTTTCTTACCCGACCCCGAAACCGGGGTGGTGGTGTGCGCCGCCACATACTTCGTGCGGATGTTCCTGCTGAGCGCGGCGTACCACCGGTACTTCGCGCACCGGAGCTACAACACGTCGCGGCCGGTGCAGTTCTTGCTCGGCCTGTTCGGTCTGCTGACCATGCAGAACGGGCCGCTGTGGTGGGCCGCGACGCACCGCAATCACCACCGCCACGCGGACACGCCGGACGACCTCCACTCGCCGCGGTACCACGGGTTCCTTTACGCCCACTCGCTGTGGTTCCTCGACCGAAAGAACCGAGCCACCGACCTGTCCGCGGTCCCCGACCTAGCGAAGTACCCGGAACTGCGGTGGCTGAATTCGCGCGTGTCTACGAACCTGGCCGTCGCAGCATACGCGGCTGGCCTGTATGCCCTCTTCGGGTGGACCGGGTTCGTATGGGGGTTCTGCGTCAGCACCGTCCTACTTTTACACACGACCCACTGGATCCAGTCGATCAGCCACAGCGCGGGCGGGTACCGGCGGTTCGCCACCCCGGACGAGAGTCGGAACCACTGGGTTCTGGGAGTCGTGTCGCTCGGCGAGTGGCACAATAACCATCACCACTCGCCGGGGTCGGCGCGGCAGGGGTGGGCGTGGTGGGAGCCGGACGTGACGTGGGCGGTACTCCGTGTCCTGTCGTGGTTCCGCTTGGTATGGGATGTCCGCGAGTTCCCGGCCGACCAACTCCACCGGGCGACCGCCGGGGACGCACCCGCCGCGAGGTCCGGTGGGTGA
- a CDS encoding aldose epimerase family protein — protein sequence MRTLLALCITLVLTAGASAQPKAGTGPAFEETKYGTIPAPKDNDKKGPTNVFQYTLTNKNNVVLKCIDYGAIITELHVPDKNGKFADVVLGFDNLDGYLKGHPYFGTNAGRCANRIANAKFTLEGKEYKLFANGDPHTLHGGKEGFDKKVWQGKASLTATGPSVTFKRTSPDGEEGYPGALAVEVTYTLTDNNELVIDYRATTNKTTVCNLAHHSYFNLAGHNSGDVKGHEATIAAKNYTPADGTLIPTGKIAPVAGTAFDFTKAKTIGADLEKAGGKPIGFDLNYVLDKGTSARPELAARVVEPKSGRVLEVLSTEPGLQFYTGNFLDGTNKGKGGAEYKQYNGFCMEAQKFPDSINRPEWKDKSNVVLKPGETYKQTTIYQFK from the coding sequence ATGCGAACTCTCCTCGCTCTCTGTATCACGCTCGTACTGACCGCGGGCGCGTCCGCCCAACCCAAGGCCGGCACCGGGCCGGCGTTCGAGGAAACCAAGTACGGCACCATCCCCGCCCCGAAGGACAACGACAAGAAGGGGCCGACGAACGTCTTTCAGTACACGCTCACGAACAAGAACAACGTGGTGCTGAAGTGCATCGACTACGGCGCGATCATCACCGAGCTGCACGTTCCGGACAAGAACGGCAAGTTCGCCGACGTGGTGCTCGGGTTCGATAACCTTGACGGCTACTTGAAGGGGCACCCGTACTTCGGCACGAACGCCGGGCGCTGCGCGAACCGCATCGCGAACGCGAAGTTCACGCTCGAGGGTAAGGAATACAAGCTGTTCGCGAACGGTGACCCGCACACCCTGCACGGGGGCAAAGAGGGCTTCGACAAGAAGGTGTGGCAGGGCAAAGCGAGCCTGACCGCGACCGGGCCGAGCGTGACGTTCAAGCGCACCAGCCCGGACGGTGAAGAGGGCTACCCCGGCGCGCTGGCGGTTGAGGTGACGTACACGCTCACCGACAACAACGAACTCGTGATCGACTACCGCGCGACCACGAACAAGACGACCGTCTGCAACCTCGCGCACCACAGCTACTTCAACCTCGCCGGGCACAACAGTGGCGACGTCAAGGGCCATGAGGCCACGATCGCCGCGAAGAACTACACCCCGGCCGATGGAACACTCATCCCGACGGGCAAGATCGCCCCGGTCGCGGGCACCGCGTTCGACTTCACGAAGGCCAAGACGATCGGTGCCGATCTGGAAAAGGCCGGCGGGAAGCCGATCGGATTCGACCTGAACTACGTGCTCGACAAGGGCACGTCCGCGCGCCCCGAACTGGCGGCCCGCGTGGTCGAACCGAAGAGCGGGCGCGTGCTGGAAGTGCTTTCCACCGAACCGGGCCTGCAGTTCTACACGGGCAACTTCCTGGACGGCACGAACAAGGGTAAGGGCGGTGCGGAATACAAGCAGTACAACGGGTTCTGCATGGAAGCGCAGAAGTTCCCGGACTCGATCAACCGGCCGGAGTGGAAGGACAAGTCGAACGTGGTCCTGAAGCCGGGCGAGACCTACAAGCAGACGACGATCTACCAGTTTAAATAG